TTTTGCAGCTGTTTTGTTATCATGACTGTGTAACTGCAGTTATCCACAGGGATTCTCAGAATATTTACTGCGCTTTTCCACATCTTCACAGCAGGAGGATTTAAGCCATGTCTAAAGACTACTCGATTATCTGGGAGACGGCTTTAGACACCGTTCGACAAGAGATTGGTCCCACAAGTTTTGAAATATGGTTTTCCCCCGTGACTTATCACGACTTTGTCGACAACAGATACCTTATCCACGTTCCCAATCCATTATACAAGGAATGGATAGAATCTCGATATCTTCACATCCTTGAAAGGGTTTTAAGTGAGCTCCACCGCGAGCCTATATTTGTAAGGTTGGTACTTCGTTCCCCTGAAGCAGTAGAACCGGGTGCCCTGGTCCTCAACCGCAAGTATACCTTTGACACTTTCGTAGTAGGTAACAGCAACCGCTTTGCACATGCTGCTTGCTACGCAGTGGCCGAAGCCCCGTCTGACTCCTATAATCCGCTTTTTATTTACGGCGGCGTCGGATTGGGTAAGACTCATCTAATGCAAGCTATAGGTCACCATATTCTCCGCAAAGATCCTTCTTATAAGATAGTGTACGTATCCTCTGAACAATTTACTAACGATTTAATCGACTCTATCAGAGACCGTAAGACAGCAGAATTCCGTAACAAATACCGAAGTGTCGACCTTTTGCTTGTAGACGACATCCAATTTGTAGCCGGAAAGGAGCAGACCCAAGAAGAATTTTTTCACACATTTAATGCCCTGTACGAGGCTAACAAACAGCTGGTTATCTCTAGCGACCGTCCGCCCCGAGATATACCTACTCTCGAGGATCGGTTACGTTCTCGCTTCGAGTGGGGACTTATTACCGATATTCAGCCCCCGGATTTCGAAACCCGCTTGGCTATTCTCAGAAAAAAAGCCCAATTGGAAAACTTCAACGTACCGAATGATGTGATGTCATACATAGCCGATTATATACAGTCCAACATCAGAGAACTAGAAGGAGCCCTTATCCGTATTGTTGCCTATGCCAATATATCCAACCAACCAGTAACTCTTGAACTGGCGGAACAGACCCTTAAGGACGTTCTCGCCCTTGGCAATACGCGAATCATAACCATGCAAGCCATAAAAGAAACAGTCGCTGAATATTTCGGATTGAAAGAAGAAGAATTAATTTCTAAACGGCGGACCCGGCACCTTGTTTTCCCTAGACAGATAGCCATGTTTCTATGTCGGGAGATGACTCCATCATCCTTTCCTCAGATTGGAGAGGAATTCGGAGGTCGAGATCACACCACTGCGCTCCACGCTTACGAAAAAATATCTTCTGATATTCAACATGACCGATCTTTATTAAAGATAGTTACAGAGATTGCTAAGAAATTAGATCCCAACTACGTTCCCCGTGTTTAGAGGAAGTTTTTACACAGACAGGTACTGTTTACAACCGGGTTTTTTGAGCGTTATCCACATATTCACCGCTTCTACTACTACGTTTCTTAAGTAAGAACAACAAGAAGACTAACTTCCTGGAGGTGTAACCGTGAAATTCTCTATTAACCAGCCTGAACTAGCACGAGTTGCTGCACTAGTGCAGAGAGCGGCATCCACCCGCGAAACAGTTCCCGTTCTTTCTGGCCTTCTCCTTAAAGCCTCAGCCACTACTGGCCTTTCCATGACCTGCACAGACCTAGAAATCGCTTTGAGCGCCCACACGTTAGAGGCGAACGTGATAGAAGAAGGAACAGCTCTAGTCAATGCTCGGTACTTTGCCGACCTGGTTCGGTATCTACCCAACATCGAGATACAAGTACTTACGGACGACGAAAATTCTCGCTTAACCGTAAACTACGGTCGCTCTCAGACCCACCTACACCTGTATAATCCCCAGGAGTTTCCGGAAACTGGTCGTCAAGAGCCTACTCCTTTGTTATCCGTACCGCAAAAAACGTTGAAAGAACTTTTGCGCAAAACCTCCTTTGCCGCTGCAGTTAACCACTTTAAACAGGTCTTTACAGGGGTGTTGTTTGACTTTACTCCTGACCAACTAAGGGTAGTAGCTTCTGACACTCACCGTCTGGCTATGATGTCACTCGCGATGTCTTCTACTCATACAGAACCAAGACAGTTGGTCATCCCCTCCCGAACCGTAGCTGAGCTAATCCGCATCCTAGAAGACTCAGAAAAAGAGGTTTCCTGTGGATTGGCAGGGAACAATATTGTGTTCACCTGTGAAGAGCCCGGCTTCCAGCTTACATCGAGGTTGCTGGAAGGTCAGTATCCGAATTATCTTCCGGTAATACCGGGTAACTTCGTGTCCACTGTAAAACTAGAGCCCGGGCCTCTGGCCAACGCACTGGAAAGGGCTGTATTAATGCCAACCGATAAACAGAGTTCCAAACAGCCGATCCGGCACGTAACTCTAGAATTGAAGGATAGAGAACTGAGGGTATCCGCTTACTCCCAGAAAATGGGAGAATTACAAGAAGTGCTCGAAGATATCTCCGTCGAAGGAGAAAGCAACATCCAGATTTCTTTCAACACCCGTTACCTCCTCGATGTAATCAAGGTATTACAAGGAGAATGCACGACTATAAGTCTGAAATTCACGGGTTCCTTAAGTCCTGCCTTGATTCAGGATCCGTGTAAAGACGATTACCTTTATGTTTTAGTACCGCTAATTACGCATTAAAGCGAGCGTGTATTCGGTTTGAAAATACTGAAATTAGAAACAAGATTTTTTCGTAACCTGGTGTCGTGTGTCATTGAGCCCTGTAGCAGAATTAACGTAATTTTAGGAAAGAACGCGCAGGGAAAAACAAACCTTCTCGAAGCGATTTACGTTGTAGGTCACAACAGATCCTTTCGCGGGGCCCGGGATAAAGATTTAGTAACGCACGGCCGCCGGGAAGGATACCGCTTAAAGGTTACTTACGCGCTTGATGAACGAATCATTATTTTTGAGCAGCGTTACTCAGAGAGTAAAAACAAGGTTCTACGTCTGAACAACAAGCCCGCTGCTTCTAAAACCCAGCATCGCCTCAAAAGCGTCGTTTTTACTCCAGAAGACCTGTACCTAATTAAAGGAGAGCCTGAAAGACGGCGGAACTTTTTGGATGGTATTTTATGCCAATTAAGACCCGAATATGAACGCACCCTGGAAAGCTATAAAAAAATACTGGGTCGACGCAACGCGTACCTAAAACAGAGCCGTAGCTTCGGCCAGGGTATGAGGGTACTACAGGGTATGTTTATCGAAGCTGCAGTTCCCTTAATTTGTGCCAGGCTTAACCTTGCTGCTATACTAGAAAAGGAAGTGTCAAAGCTTTATCAACTGCTAAGCGGTGAAGCAGAAGATGTTTGTATGAGGTATGTATTGTCTTTTCCTCTGGAAACAGGCAAACTTACTCCCGATTTACTAGCCGCTTCACTGGATAAAGCTTTAGAGGTAAGCAAGGATAAAGAGCTGAAGCAAGGAATTACACTGGTAGGTCCGCACCGCGATGACTTTAATCTCTACCTCAGGGGACATAACGCGCGGACATACGCTTCCCAAGGGCAACAGAGGAATCTCGCCGTAAGCCTAAAACTGGGAGAGCTCGCGACCTATAAAAATATAAAAGGCTATTTCCCGGTGTTGCTTTTAGATGAAGTACTGGCAGAGCTCGATAAGAATCGGAGGACTCTACTTCTGGAGTATCTGCAGCAGGCAGAATTTCAAACCTTCATCTCTTCGGTGGAAAGAGAAGATGTAGTAGCTGTCGCGGGTAAGGTCTTCGCAGTCGAAGACGGCAGGATAACTGAGGAGGTCGGATAAAAAATGTACATGCACCTGGGGGACGATTATACTGTTTTTCTAAACGAGGTAATAGCCATCGTGAATATCGATGGTCTGATTGACAGGAGCGTCAAGGATATAATAGATCTGGCCCAGGCCGAAAAAAAACTTTGCCGCATAGGAGAAAAGGGCAAGGAAAAATCACTCATAATAACCGAGCAGTATGTTTACTTATCCCCCATTTCTTCCCTTACCCTGTTCAAGAGGGGGCACAGCTTTCTAGGAGGAGGTCTTCTGGTTTGAACATAAACGGATCTAAGAACGAATACACCGCTCTTGATATACAAGTATTAGAAGGATTGGAAGCGGTAAGAAAGAGACCCGGCATGTATATAGGCTCTACAGACTCGCGCGGCTTGCACCACCTGGTCTTCGAGATAGTTGACAACAGCATTGACGAAGCCGTCGCGGGGTATTGTGATGAAATCAAGGTTATTATTTTGGATGACTCTACCGTTACCGTCACCGATAATGGCCGCGGAATACCTGTTGACATGCATCCGAAAATGGGCATCCCGGCTCTAGAAGTGATACTGACGACACTCCACTCCGGAGCCAAGTTCGGGGGGAGCGGGTATACCATCTCTGGCGGTTTACATGGGGTTGGGTTGTCCGTGGTGAACGCCCTTTCAAGATGGTTGGAGGTAGAAGTAGCCCGCGACGGCCAGCTTTATCATCAGCGTTATGAGCGGGGTAAACCGGTAACCCCTCTTGCCGTTACCGGGGCCTGCCAAACAACGGGAACCAAAATAACCTTTAGCCCGGACCCGGAAATTTTCGAGGAAATATGTTTTTCAGCGGAAATAATAGGGCAAAGGCTAAGGGAACTTTCATACCTGAATCAAGGAACCCGTATCGTGCTTTGCGATAAAAGGACGGGGCGGGACGTGGAGTATTACCATACCGGAGGAATAAGGGACTTTGTAAAATACTTGAGCAAGAACAGGGAACCATTGAGCCCAGAGCCGATATATTTCAGGATAGGAAAAGAAGGAACGGTAGTGGAAGTAGCTATACAGTATAATACCGGTTACACCGAAACCCTCCTATCCTATGCCAACAATATCCATACTCAGGAAGGAGGGACTCACGAGCTAGGGTTCAAAAACGGCTTGACCCGGGTGGTCAACGAATACGCTAAGAAACAGGGGATGCTCAAGGAGAATGAAGGAAACCTTCTCGGAGAGGACATACGCGAAGGGATGACGGCAGTTATCTCTGTTCTGGTGCAGGATCCCCAGTTCGAGGGCCAAACCAAAACCAAGCTAGGGAACGCCTTCATCCGTAGCCTGGTTGAAGGGGCAGTAAGCGATTTCGTAGGGGCTTTTTTTGACGAGAACCCCTCACTGGCCAAAAAAATCGTGGAAAAAGCCATTGCGGCGCGGCGGGCCCGGGAAGCAGCTCGCAAGGCTCGAGAACTAACTCGCAGAAAGAATCTCCTGGATTCCACATCACTCCCGGGTAAACTAGCGGACTGTAGTGAAAAAGACCCGGCCCTTTCCGAGCTGTACCTGGTAGAAGGGGACTCCGCCGGCGGTTCGGCTAAACAAGGACGTGACCGCAACTTCCAGGCTATTTTACCTTTGAGAGGGAAGATTTTGAATGTAGAAAAGGCCCGATTGGACAAGGTGCTTTCTAACGAAGAGATTCGAGCCCTCATAACCGCGATCGGGACTGGAATAGGGGAAGACTTCGATATAAATAAAGCTCGCTACCACCGGCTTATTATCATGACTGACGCCGATGTCGATGGGTCCCATATAAGAGTATTGTTGCTAACGTTCTTCTACCGCTATATGAGACCACTCATCGAGGCCGGCTACGTTTACGTTGCCCAGCCGCCTCTCTACGAGCTGAAAAGGGGGAAAGAAGTCCACTACATTTACAATGACAGAGAACTCCAGCGGTTTTTGGAACAGCAAGGGAACAAGAAGTACGGGGTGAAACGTTATAAAGGACTGGGAGAGATGAACCCGGAACAATTATGGGAAACCACGATGAATCCGGAAAACCGAACGCTGCTCCAGGTACGAATCGAAGACGCCATAGCTGCCGACGTCATATTCTCCAGCCTGATGGGCGAAAAAGTCGAGCCCCGGCGTGAATTCATCCAGGAAAACGCGCGTTTAGTTACGAATCTAGATATTTGAGAGCCCAGGTTCAATCGCCGGCGAGAAAAACCAGGCCAGGAGAAATACCCTCTTGGTCTGTTTTTGTGTTACCTTGAAAGCACGGCCAGCATTTGCTTGCCATTAGGCAGACGTTATAATTATCATAGGATAGTCAATTGATGAACCAACTGCTTTCCCAGGAAGGAAATGGTTTATGGATAACCCATTCTGAACCAAGGACTAGGAAGTTAGGAAGAAGGGACGAGGAAGTTGCAGGCCAGTCAGACAAAAGTGTTGCCAATCGACATAGAGAAAGAAGTAAAGAGATCATTTCTCGACTACTCAATGAGCGTCATCGTGTCTCGAGCACTGCCCGATGTAAGGGACGGGCTAAAACCGGTTCATCGTCGAATTCTGTATGCGTTCTACGAACAGGGTATGACGCCGGAGAAACCCCACCGGAAGTCGGCTAACCTGGTGGGTTTAGTACTAGGACAATACCATCCGCACGGGGATGCGGCTGTCTACGATGCGATGGTCAGAATGGCCCAGGACTTCTCGATGCGTTACTGCCTTGTGGATGGTCATGGTAACTTCGGTTCCGTAGACGGAGATTCTCCTGCCGCGATGCGGTACACCGAAGCCCGGTTAACAGCCCTGGCAGTGGAGATGCTGAGGGACATTGAGAAAGACACAGTAGATTTTAGGCCCAACTATGATGATACGCGCCAGGAACCGGTAGTACTACCAGCAAGGCTGCCGAACCTACTAATCAACGGATCTACCGGTATCGCAGTGGGGATGGCGACCAGCATACCCCCACACAACCTGACCGAGGTAGTGGAGGGTCTAATCCACTTGTTGGAAAACCCGGAAGCTACCGTGGATGAATTGATGCGGTACATCAAAGGGCCTGATTTTCCAACTGCCGGATTGATAATGGGCACCAGAGGGATGAGACAGGCCTACCGCACCGGAAGAGGAAGCGTGACCGTCAGGGGTAGGTGTGAAATAGAAGAAAAGAAAGGCGGCAGGACCAGCATTGTTGTAACAGAGATACCTTACATGGTGAACAAGGCGAAGCTGGTGGAACGGATAGCTGAACTCGTTAAGGAGAAAAAGATCGATGGCATAACCGATCTTAGGGACGAGTCGGACCGCAGGGGAATCAGGATAGTAATGGATATCAGGAGGGACATCTCGCCCTCAGTCATATTGAATAAGCTGTATAGGAACACCCAGTTACAAGATAATTTTGGCATTACCTTGCTGGCTCTGGTGGATGGCGAGCCTCAGGTATTGAATCTTAAGGAGATGCTCAACCAGTACCTTAACCACCGGCGGGAGGTAATAAGGCGGCGCACAGAATTCGATCTCAAGGTAGCCAGAGATAGGCTGCACATAGTAGAAGGATTGAAGATAGCGCTGGATAACTTGGACGAGGTAGTCGACATAATTAGAAATTCGCCTGATGTGAAGACAGCCAGAAACAACTTGATGTCGAGGTTTGATTTGACGGAGATGCAGGCTGAGGCTATTGTTGAAATGCGCCTGCGCCAGCTAACCGGGCTGGAGAGAAACAAGTTGGAGGAAGAATACCGAGAACTGGTAGGCCGGATATCAGACCTCGAGGATATCCTGAGACGTCCAGAACGCGTTCAGGCCATAATTAAAGAGGATCTCATCGACATCAAAACGCGGTTTGGGGACAAGCGACGGACGGAAATAAGGGAAGAGGATGCCAGCTTTGAAGCCGAAGATCTCATCGAGGAAGAAAGCATAGTCGTTACTCTAAGTAATCGCGGTTATATCAAGAGACAACCCTTAAGTACTTATCGCAGCCAACGGCGTGGAGGGAAAGGCGTAACCGGAACAGCGATTCGCTCCGAGGACTTTGCTACCGACATCTTTGTGACGACTACCCTGTCTACCTTGTTGTTCTTTACTAACCATGGACGGGTCTACTCCTTGAAAGCGTACCAGGTTCCAGAGGCCTCGAGACAGTCGAGGGGAACCCCGGTTATTAACTTTCTCCGCTTAAATCCCGGCGAAAAAGTGAACACCGTCATATCGGTAAACAGGTTCGACGCTGGTCAACACTTGGTAATGGCTACCCGTACCGGTATGGTGAAAAAAGTCCCCATCGACGAGTTTCGGCAAATTAGACGTAGTGGCATCATCGCCATCAATCTGCGCAACCAGGATGAGTTAGTTGGCGTACAAAAGATTTACAAAGGCGACCGTTTGGTCTTGGTGACGGGCCGGGGGTACTCTATCGTGTTTGATGAAGGGGATGTCAGAGTTATGGGACGCGGGGCTGCTGGGGTGAGGGGGATCTCCCTTGAGCAGGGCGACAAGGTAATCGACATAGACAAATACAAGGAAGGGGCCGACATGTTGTTGGTCACAGAACGAGGGTATGGCAAGCGCACTAGTCTTCAGGAATTGCGCCTACAAAAAAGAGGTGGAAAAGGGCTGAAAACCATTCAGATATCGGAGAAAACAGGGGAACTAGTGGGAGGCAAAGCCGTTTTTCCCAAGGAAGAGTTTGTAGCTTTGACCGGTGCCGGATTTGTGATCAGGCTCAAAGTGGATGACGTTCCGCGCCAGAAACGCTATTCGCGCGGGGTGGTCGTCATGAGATGCGAAGATAACGACCATATAGTGTCGATCGCTCGCTTTAAGTCAGAGGACGAAGAAGAATAATTTATGGCATGTACCTATATTGCGAACGGAGGGATAAAGGATGGCAGAAAAAGGGACCTTCACGGTAAAAAAAGGCTTGGCCCAGATGTTGAAAGGCGGAGTAATTATGGATGTTACTACTCCGGAGCAAGCGAAGATCGCGGAAGAAGCCGGAGCGTGTGCGGTTATGGCCCTGGAAAGAGTACCGGCAGATATCAGGGCTGCAGGCGGTGTGGCCAGGATGGCAGATCCTACGGTCATTCTGAGAATAATGGAAGCAGTTACTATTCCGGTGATGGCCAAGTGCCGGATCGGGCATTTTGTTGAGGCCCAGATTCTTGAAGCGTTGGGGATTGACTACATTGATGAAAGCGAGGTCTTGACCCCGGCCGATGAAAAATTTCACGTCAACAAGCACCTTTTTAAGGTGCCGTTCGTGTGCGGGGCAAGGGATCTGGGAGAAGCCCTGCGCCGGATAGGGGAAGGAGCAGCCATGATCCGAACCAAAGGCGAACCGGGAACAGGAAACGTGGTTGAGGCCGTGCGCCATATGCGTAGGGTTATGGATCAGATTCGTTGGTTGAAGGGACTCCCCAAGGAAGAGCTGATGACCGCAGCCAAGGATCTGCAGGCACCTTACGAATTAGTAGTAGAGGTAGCAGAGACCGGGCGCTTGCCGGTGGTGAACTTTGCGGCAGGGGGGATAGCGACTCCTGCAGATGCCGCGCTCATGATGCAGCTAGGAGCGGATGGTAATTTTGTAGGATCGGGCATCTTCAAATCGAAAGATCCGATGAAGAGAGCCCGGGCTATAGTGGCAGCGACCACTTACTATGATGATCCGTACGTACTGGCAGAAGTGTCAAAGGATCTGGGAGAGGCGATGCCTGGTATCGAGATCAGGAACATAGCACCTGAAGAAAGGATGCAAGAACGTGGCTGGTAAGAAAAGAATAGGAGTATTAGCCTTACAAGGAGCCTTCGCTGAACACCAGGAGGTACTGCACCGTTTAGGCTGTGAGGCGACAAGAGTGCGATCGCAGGGGGACATAAGGTCAGTGGATGGGTTGATAATCCCCGGGGGTGAAAGCACTACCATCGGAAGGTTGCTCGTCGATTTTAATCTAGCGGATACAATACGGCAGGCGGCCGAAGAAGGCATGCCAGTGTTTGGAACCTGCGCCGGGATGATCGTATTGGCTAAAGAAATTATTGGAAGCGAGCAGTTTCGCCTGGGATTGATGGACATGGCGGTTCGGCGCAATGCTTTTGGTCGACAAGTAGAGAGCTTCGAGGAGTGGCTCGACATTAAGGGGTTTGAACGCCAGGTCAAGGGAGTGTTTATCCGCGCTCCTTACGTGGAAAAAGTATGGGGAGGAGCGGAAGTTTTGGCAGAGCTGGATGGAAAGATCGTTATGGTACGCCAGGGAAAGCTTCTGGCCACGGCGTTTCATCCCGAATTGACGGATGACCTGGTGATACATGAATATTTCGTGCGAATGGCGTAGGAAATAGGTTGTCAAAAGCGAAAAGGGTATAATATAATAACTCATAATTTCATACCCTTAAACGCGATGAAGGGGAGTAGTAAGTGGAAGTCGAGGTTAAGAGAGCCGGTGGTAGGGTGTAAACCGGTCCAGGCTTCAACTGAATCCACCTCGGAAGCAGGCTGCGTCGAGCAGTTCCGGTAGAGCGCCGTTATCGCTTGTTGAATGAGTGGGCTACGGTCTCGTAGTCAAGTAGGGTGGCAACGCGGGAAACACCTCTCGTCCCTGGGAATAGATGGATGAGGGGTTTTTGCATTTCTGGTTGAGGAGGAAGAGGGATGAATTTTCGGGAAGAACAGTACTTGTTATTGCCAGGACCGACTCCGGTTCCTACCAATGTGCTGAGGTCAATGGCCAAGCCAATGATCAACCACCGAGGGCCAGAATTCAAAGAACTTATAGCCGAAGTGACCGAAGGAGTAAAAAAGGTATACAAAACCAAGAACGAGGTAGTTATATTCCCAGCTGCCGGGACCGGAGCTATGGAAGCAGCGGTAGTGAATTTTATTTCTCCGGGAGACAAGGTTTTGGCTGTTTCCATAGGGGTTTTCGGGGATCGTTTCGCCAAGATAGCAGAGGAATTCGGGGCCGAGGTCGAAAAGATCGACTTTCCGTGGGGACAAGCGGCAGACCCGGAGGTAATTAGGGAAAGAATAGCGCAGG
The sequence above is drawn from the Syntrophothermus lipocalidus DSM 12680 genome and encodes:
- the dnaA gene encoding chromosomal replication initiator protein DnaA, whose amino-acid sequence is MSKDYSIIWETALDTVRQEIGPTSFEIWFSPVTYHDFVDNRYLIHVPNPLYKEWIESRYLHILERVLSELHREPIFVRLVLRSPEAVEPGALVLNRKYTFDTFVVGNSNRFAHAACYAVAEAPSDSYNPLFIYGGVGLGKTHLMQAIGHHILRKDPSYKIVYVSSEQFTNDLIDSIRDRKTAEFRNKYRSVDLLLVDDIQFVAGKEQTQEEFFHTFNALYEANKQLVISSDRPPRDIPTLEDRLRSRFEWGLITDIQPPDFETRLAILRKKAQLENFNVPNDVMSYIADYIQSNIRELEGALIRIVAYANISNQPVTLELAEQTLKDVLALGNTRIITMQAIKETVAEYFGLKEEELISKRRTRHLVFPRQIAMFLCREMTPSSFPQIGEEFGGRDHTTALHAYEKISSDIQHDRSLLKIVTEIAKKLDPNYVPRV
- the dnaN gene encoding DNA polymerase III subunit beta, translated to MKFSINQPELARVAALVQRAASTRETVPVLSGLLLKASATTGLSMTCTDLEIALSAHTLEANVIEEGTALVNARYFADLVRYLPNIEIQVLTDDENSRLTVNYGRSQTHLHLYNPQEFPETGRQEPTPLLSVPQKTLKELLRKTSFAAAVNHFKQVFTGVLFDFTPDQLRVVASDTHRLAMMSLAMSSTHTEPRQLVIPSRTVAELIRILEDSEKEVSCGLAGNNIVFTCEEPGFQLTSRLLEGQYPNYLPVIPGNFVSTVKLEPGPLANALERAVLMPTDKQSSKQPIRHVTLELKDRELRVSAYSQKMGELQEVLEDISVEGESNIQISFNTRYLLDVIKVLQGECTTISLKFTGSLSPALIQDPCKDDYLYVLVPLITH
- the recF gene encoding DNA replication/repair protein RecF (All proteins in this family for which functions are known are DNA-binding proteins that assist the filamentation of RecA onto DNA for the initiation of recombination or recombinational repair.); this encodes MKILKLETRFFRNLVSCVIEPCSRINVILGKNAQGKTNLLEAIYVVGHNRSFRGARDKDLVTHGRREGYRLKVTYALDERIIIFEQRYSESKNKVLRLNNKPAASKTQHRLKSVVFTPEDLYLIKGEPERRRNFLDGILCQLRPEYERTLESYKKILGRRNAYLKQSRSFGQGMRVLQGMFIEAAVPLICARLNLAAILEKEVSKLYQLLSGEAEDVCMRYVLSFPLETGKLTPDLLAASLDKALEVSKDKELKQGITLVGPHRDDFNLYLRGHNARTYASQGQQRNLAVSLKLGELATYKNIKGYFPVLLLDEVLAELDKNRRTLLLEYLQQAEFQTFISSVEREDVVAVAGKVFAVEDGRITEEVG
- the remB gene encoding extracellular matrix regulator RemB; the protein is MYMHLGDDYTVFLNEVIAIVNIDGLIDRSVKDIIDLAQAEKKLCRIGEKGKEKSLIITEQYVYLSPISSLTLFKRGHSFLGGGLLV
- the gyrB gene encoding DNA topoisomerase (ATP-hydrolyzing) subunit B, with the translated sequence MNINGSKNEYTALDIQVLEGLEAVRKRPGMYIGSTDSRGLHHLVFEIVDNSIDEAVAGYCDEIKVIILDDSTVTVTDNGRGIPVDMHPKMGIPALEVILTTLHSGAKFGGSGYTISGGLHGVGLSVVNALSRWLEVEVARDGQLYHQRYERGKPVTPLAVTGACQTTGTKITFSPDPEIFEEICFSAEIIGQRLRELSYLNQGTRIVLCDKRTGRDVEYYHTGGIRDFVKYLSKNREPLSPEPIYFRIGKEGTVVEVAIQYNTGYTETLLSYANNIHTQEGGTHELGFKNGLTRVVNEYAKKQGMLKENEGNLLGEDIREGMTAVISVLVQDPQFEGQTKTKLGNAFIRSLVEGAVSDFVGAFFDENPSLAKKIVEKAIAARRAREAARKARELTRRKNLLDSTSLPGKLADCSEKDPALSELYLVEGDSAGGSAKQGRDRNFQAILPLRGKILNVEKARLDKVLSNEEIRALITAIGTGIGEDFDINKARYHRLIIMTDADVDGSHIRVLLLTFFYRYMRPLIEAGYVYVAQPPLYELKRGKEVHYIYNDRELQRFLEQQGNKKYGVKRYKGLGEMNPEQLWETTMNPENRTLLQVRIEDAIAADVIFSSLMGEKVEPRREFIQENARLVTNLDI
- the gyrA gene encoding DNA gyrase subunit A, with protein sequence MQASQTKVLPIDIEKEVKRSFLDYSMSVIVSRALPDVRDGLKPVHRRILYAFYEQGMTPEKPHRKSANLVGLVLGQYHPHGDAAVYDAMVRMAQDFSMRYCLVDGHGNFGSVDGDSPAAMRYTEARLTALAVEMLRDIEKDTVDFRPNYDDTRQEPVVLPARLPNLLINGSTGIAVGMATSIPPHNLTEVVEGLIHLLENPEATVDELMRYIKGPDFPTAGLIMGTRGMRQAYRTGRGSVTVRGRCEIEEKKGGRTSIVVTEIPYMVNKAKLVERIAELVKEKKIDGITDLRDESDRRGIRIVMDIRRDISPSVILNKLYRNTQLQDNFGITLLALVDGEPQVLNLKEMLNQYLNHRREVIRRRTEFDLKVARDRLHIVEGLKIALDNLDEVVDIIRNSPDVKTARNNLMSRFDLTEMQAEAIVEMRLRQLTGLERNKLEEEYRELVGRISDLEDILRRPERVQAIIKEDLIDIKTRFGDKRRTEIREEDASFEAEDLIEEESIVVTLSNRGYIKRQPLSTYRSQRRGGKGVTGTAIRSEDFATDIFVTTTLSTLLFFTNHGRVYSLKAYQVPEASRQSRGTPVINFLRLNPGEKVNTVISVNRFDAGQHLVMATRTGMVKKVPIDEFRQIRRSGIIAINLRNQDELVGVQKIYKGDRLVLVTGRGYSIVFDEGDVRVMGRGAAGVRGISLEQGDKVIDIDKYKEGADMLLVTERGYGKRTSLQELRLQKRGGKGLKTIQISEKTGELVGGKAVFPKEEFVALTGAGFVIRLKVDDVPRQKRYSRGVVVMRCEDNDHIVSIARFKSEDEEE
- the pdxS gene encoding pyridoxal 5'-phosphate synthase lyase subunit PdxS, with product MAEKGTFTVKKGLAQMLKGGVIMDVTTPEQAKIAEEAGACAVMALERVPADIRAAGGVARMADPTVILRIMEAVTIPVMAKCRIGHFVEAQILEALGIDYIDESEVLTPADEKFHVNKHLFKVPFVCGARDLGEALRRIGEGAAMIRTKGEPGTGNVVEAVRHMRRVMDQIRWLKGLPKEELMTAAKDLQAPYELVVEVAETGRLPVVNFAAGGIATPADAALMMQLGADGNFVGSGIFKSKDPMKRARAIVAATTYYDDPYVLAEVSKDLGEAMPGIEIRNIAPEERMQERGW
- the pdxT gene encoding pyridoxal 5'-phosphate synthase glutaminase subunit PdxT; translation: MAGKKRIGVLALQGAFAEHQEVLHRLGCEATRVRSQGDIRSVDGLIIPGGESTTIGRLLVDFNLADTIRQAAEEGMPVFGTCAGMIVLAKEIIGSEQFRLGLMDMAVRRNAFGRQVESFEEWLDIKGFERQVKGVFIRAPYVEKVWGGAEVLAELDGKIVMVRQGKLLATAFHPELTDDLVIHEYFVRMA